A portion of the Herpetosiphon gulosus genome contains these proteins:
- a CDS encoding cytochrome P450 gives MSISSPIRSIPQPPTRPIVGNVPDIGMETPVQNLMKLAQHYGPIFRVSFPNRTVLVVSSAELVAEISDQQRFDKLLHGPLIQIRDFAGDGLFTAYTEEANWSKAHRLLMPAFGPASMRNYFDDMLDIADQLFTKWERQGPETDFDVADNMTRLTLDTIALCGFGYRFNSFYQREMHPFVEAMVRALAEAGARARRLSIQTKLMRSTQRQYAADMQYMHGITDELIAKRRSLPSNEVPNDLLGLMLNAKDSITGEGLDDANIRNQLVTFLIAGHETTSGLLSFATYFLLQQPEILQRAQAIVDQVLGDRLPRYEDLAKLGYLDQILRETLRLWPTAPVFGVYAKHDTSIGGFPVKQGEKFLALLPTLHRDPKVWHNPNQFDPDRFAPEVREQIPEHAWKPFGNGQRACIGRSFAMQEATLVLAMMLQRFELSQPKPYHLHVKETLTLKPEGLTVRARVHKIIVRSNKPTQPDLAIQSSPNQAQHNTPLLVLYGSNSGSSEAFARRIARDGEARGYQTTVAALNDYVNKLPTTGAVSIVAASYNGQPADNALAFCQWLARVAPNSLKGVRYSVFGCGNRDWQSTYQAVPSQINQHLQAAGAERLLERGAADARSDFFGDFERWYASFWQTHNQTFAIASAEISSKPLYEVELLPLSSAQLAQQTGFGFASVLENRELVDLNSPLGRSKRHIEVSLPSELQYQAGDYLAILPQNHPSLIERACKHFGLKPEQTVILRANRGAANLPIDRPISLGELLSSHVELATPATQRDLELLAQKNICPPHQIHLATLAADHEGYANEILQKRRSLLDLLEQYPSSVLDFGEFLELLPAMRVRQYSISSSPLVNPNQASLTVAVVDAPAWSGKGQFYGTGSSYLARLQVGDHIAVSLRQPHIPFRPPSDNSTPLLMICAGTGLAPFRGFIQERIARQAQGEALGPNTLFFGCDHPEVDLLYHEQIQAWQQAGVLEFFPAFYRQPVDEVSFVQHRIWQERQYVWSLIEQGAVIAVCGDGRYMAPAVRETLAQIYAEATGSEQAAGLAWLAELEQVGRYVADVFG, from the coding sequence ATGAGTATTTCCAGCCCAATTCGTTCTATTCCCCAACCACCAACCCGCCCAATCGTCGGCAATGTGCCTGATATTGGAATGGAAACGCCTGTCCAGAATTTGATGAAACTGGCTCAGCATTACGGGCCAATTTTCCGCGTGAGTTTTCCCAATCGCACGGTATTGGTCGTTTCTTCAGCTGAACTTGTGGCTGAAATTAGCGATCAACAACGCTTCGATAAATTATTGCATGGGCCATTGATTCAAATTCGCGATTTTGCTGGTGATGGCTTGTTTACGGCCTATACCGAGGAAGCCAATTGGAGCAAAGCCCATCGTTTATTGATGCCAGCCTTTGGACCAGCCAGCATGCGCAATTATTTCGATGACATGCTCGATATTGCCGACCAATTATTTACCAAATGGGAGCGTCAAGGGCCAGAAACTGATTTTGATGTGGCCGATAATATGACGCGCCTGACGCTTGATACAATTGCCTTATGTGGGTTTGGCTATCGTTTTAATTCGTTTTATCAACGCGAAATGCATCCATTTGTAGAAGCGATGGTGAGAGCTTTGGCCGAGGCTGGAGCACGCGCCCGCCGTTTATCAATTCAAACAAAATTAATGCGCTCAACCCAGCGCCAATATGCAGCCGATATGCAGTATATGCACGGAATCACCGATGAATTAATTGCTAAACGGCGCAGTTTGCCAAGCAACGAAGTTCCCAACGATTTATTGGGATTAATGCTCAATGCCAAAGATTCGATCACAGGTGAAGGCTTAGATGATGCCAATATTCGCAATCAACTGGTAACATTTTTGATTGCTGGTCACGAAACCACCAGCGGCCTGCTCTCGTTTGCAACCTACTTTTTGCTCCAACAACCCGAAATTTTGCAACGTGCTCAAGCCATCGTCGATCAAGTGCTCGGTGATCGATTGCCACGCTACGAAGATTTGGCCAAACTTGGCTATCTTGACCAAATTTTGCGCGAAACCTTGCGGCTCTGGCCAACCGCACCAGTATTTGGGGTTTATGCCAAGCACGATACCAGCATTGGCGGCTTTCCAGTTAAGCAGGGCGAAAAATTCCTCGCCTTGTTGCCAACCTTGCACCGCGACCCCAAAGTTTGGCACAACCCCAACCAATTTGACCCCGATCGCTTTGCGCCCGAAGTGCGGGAACAAATCCCTGAGCACGCTTGGAAGCCGTTTGGCAATGGCCAACGCGCCTGTATTGGACGTTCATTCGCCATGCAAGAGGCCACCTTGGTTTTAGCAATGATGCTGCAACGCTTTGAGTTATCGCAACCGAAACCCTATCATTTACATGTCAAAGAAACTCTGACGCTCAAACCTGAAGGCTTGACGGTTCGCGCCCGTGTTCACAAAATCATCGTGCGTAGCAACAAGCCAACTCAGCCAGATCTAGCAATTCAATCAAGCCCAAATCAAGCCCAACACAACACGCCATTGCTGGTGCTCTATGGCTCCAACTCTGGCTCCTCCGAAGCCTTCGCCCGCCGCATTGCCAGGGATGGTGAGGCCCGTGGTTATCAAACAACCGTGGCCGCACTCAATGATTATGTCAATAAATTACCAACGACTGGGGCAGTCAGTATCGTAGCAGCTTCGTACAACGGCCAGCCTGCCGATAATGCCCTAGCCTTCTGTCAATGGTTGGCTAGGGTTGCGCCAAACTCGCTCAAAGGTGTGCGCTACAGTGTTTTTGGCTGTGGCAACCGCGATTGGCAGAGCACCTACCAAGCTGTGCCCAGCCAAATTAATCAGCACTTGCAGGCCGCTGGAGCCGAACGTTTGCTTGAACGTGGTGCAGCTGATGCCCGCAGCGATTTCTTTGGCGATTTTGAGCGTTGGTATGCGTCGTTTTGGCAAACTCACAACCAAACATTTGCAATCGCAAGCGCAGAAATTAGCAGCAAGCCACTGTACGAGGTTGAATTACTGCCATTAAGCAGCGCTCAATTGGCCCAACAAACGGGCTTCGGGTTTGCTAGCGTGCTCGAAAATCGCGAATTAGTTGATCTCAATTCGCCCTTAGGTCGCTCAAAACGTCACATCGAAGTGAGTTTGCCAAGCGAATTACAATACCAAGCTGGAGATTATTTGGCGATCTTGCCGCAAAATCACCCCAGCCTGATCGAGCGGGCGTGCAAACATTTTGGCTTAAAACCTGAGCAAACTGTGATTTTGCGTGCAAATCGTGGAGCCGCCAACTTGCCAATTGATCGACCAATCAGCCTAGGCGAATTGCTAAGCAGCCATGTTGAATTAGCCACTCCGGCCACCCAGCGCGATTTGGAGTTATTGGCGCAAAAGAATATTTGTCCACCGCACCAAATTCATTTAGCGACATTGGCCGCTGATCACGAAGGCTATGCCAATGAGATTTTGCAAAAACGCCGCAGCTTGTTGGATTTGCTTGAGCAATATCCATCATCAGTGCTTGATTTTGGCGAATTTTTAGAGCTATTGCCAGCAATGCGAGTGCGCCAATACTCAATTTCATCGTCACCGTTGGTCAATCCAAATCAAGCCAGCCTAACCGTGGCGGTGGTCGATGCCCCAGCGTGGTCGGGGAAGGGCCAGTTCTATGGCACAGGTTCAAGTTATTTGGCCCGTTTGCAGGTTGGCGATCACATTGCGGTAAGCTTGCGTCAGCCGCATATTCCATTCCGCCCACCAAGCGACAACAGCACACCATTACTAATGATTTGTGCAGGCACTGGTTTAGCACCATTTCGTGGTTTTATCCAAGAGCGAATCGCTCGCCAAGCCCAAGGCGAAGCACTTGGCCCGAATACACTCTTCTTTGGCTGCGACCATCCTGAGGTTGATCTACTTTATCATGAGCAGATTCAGGCTTGGCAGCAAGCTGGAGTCTTGGAATTCTTCCCTGCATTCTATCGCCAGCCAGTTGATGAAGTCAGCTTTGTGCAACATCGAATCTGGCAAGAACGCCAGTATGTTTGGAGCTTAATTGAACAGGGCGCAGTTATTGCGGTGTGTGGCGATGGCCGTTATATGGCTCCAGCAGTGCGCGAAACCTTGGCACAAATTTACGCCGAAGCGACTGGTAGTGAGCAAGCAGCAGGCCTGGCCTGGCTTGCCGAACTTGAGCAAGTAGGTCGCTATGTTGCTGACGTTTTTGGCTAG
- a CDS encoding TetR/AcrR family transcriptional regulator, with amino-acid sequence MTEQVTEAEYRSRLMDGMAAAVAEKGYAETTIADIVRLARVSKRTFYQHFASKEDCLLALYTAATDQLIDVIRRAIEGAHDMHSRVRCAHRAYLQRIKEHPLLMRTLFIEILAAGTRGLQVRRAANQRFADLLRATGADQHYDSPQKRHITPALAMAIVGGINELILQAMESDQIEQLLEIEEPATALLEAVLAHPIVDD; translated from the coding sequence ATGACCGAACAAGTAACAGAGGCCGAATATCGTAGCCGCCTGATGGATGGAATGGCGGCGGCGGTGGCTGAAAAAGGCTATGCCGAAACAACGATTGCCGATATTGTGCGTTTGGCGCGAGTTTCCAAGCGCACCTTTTACCAACATTTTGCCAGCAAAGAGGATTGTTTATTGGCACTTTATACGGCTGCTACCGATCAATTAATCGATGTGATTCGACGGGCAATCGAGGGTGCGCACGATATGCATTCGCGGGTGCGCTGTGCTCATCGCGCTTATTTACAACGGATCAAAGAGCATCCATTGTTGATGCGTACCTTGTTTATTGAGATTTTGGCGGCGGGAACGCGAGGCTTGCAAGTGCGGCGGGCGGCCAATCAACGCTTTGCCGATTTATTGCGGGCCACCGGAGCCGATCAACACTATGATTCGCCGCAAAAACGCCACATTACCCCAGCCTTGGCGATGGCAATTGTTGGGGGAATTAACGAATTAATTTTGCAGGCGATGGAGAGCGATCAAATTGAGCAATTGTTGGAAATCGAAGAGCCAGCTACCGCCTTGTTAGAAGCAGTGCTGGCTCACCCAATTGTTGACGATTAA